The following coding sequences lie in one Spirosoma sp. KUDC1026 genomic window:
- a CDS encoding porin family protein produces MFRSISKKASYVALLLTTACLSTTYAQQRFSVGPRVGLNLSTLRGEVTGYKLSPGLAAGAFVMYSSLNHFGISADVLYSQRGGRFPSTTNGITTTEFTQRINYLEIPVALRYFLTRSGNFRPNVFFGPSLAIPLSAQRVRQKLNNVDQPNTDNSSTFKNLDLGLLAGLQLNFPGFGARQRFLIDARYTFGLADITVPYTPVNVVPGANGTQNIYNSTITVTLGYGFGVGREHPSRYNR; encoded by the coding sequence ATGTTTCGCTCAATTTCAAAGAAGGCATCGTACGTTGCCCTTTTGCTGACTACAGCTTGTCTGTCAACAACTTATGCTCAACAACGGTTTAGCGTTGGTCCCCGCGTCGGCTTGAATTTATCCACATTGCGTGGTGAAGTAACAGGCTACAAATTGTCGCCGGGTCTGGCAGCGGGTGCTTTTGTCATGTATAGTTCACTGAACCATTTTGGTATCTCGGCTGATGTATTGTACTCGCAGCGGGGTGGTCGGTTCCCCAGTACAACGAACGGTATTACGACTACTGAGTTTACGCAACGCATCAATTACCTCGAGATTCCTGTAGCGCTCCGGTATTTCCTGACGCGTAGCGGCAATTTCCGCCCAAACGTCTTCTTCGGCCCATCGCTGGCGATTCCCCTGAGTGCACAGCGGGTTCGTCAGAAACTAAACAATGTCGATCAGCCAAACACGGACAACTCGAGTACGTTCAAAAACCTGGACCTGGGTCTGCTGGCGGGTTTGCAGCTTAACTTCCCCGGCTTTGGCGCGCGGCAGCGCTTCCTGATCGATGCCCGGTATACATTCGGTCTGGCTGACATTACGGTGCCTTACACACCGGTCAATGTAGTACCCGGCGCTAACGGTACGCAAAACATTTATAACTCAACCATCACCGTTACCCTGGGTTATGGTTTCGGCGTCGGTAGAGAGCACCCAAGCCGGTACAATCGCTAA
- a CDS encoding PAS domain-containing protein, whose protein sequence is MTGLDDRLLANERFELLAKATRDAVWDWNLETDTVWWNEGFFDLFGYGLEELEPGPESWYNRIHPDDQDETLHSIHETIDGGGTNWSHEYRFRRADGSYAMIFDRGYIIHREGKPVRMVGSMQDVSTYRELLRRQQESEERYRMAMEATKLGTWDYNPVTEELRWDDRCRALFGLSPGRPVSWSTFEEGVHPDDRSFTTAAVQRAVDPAIRSYYNIEYRTIGKEDDLIRWVRATGQGYFSPEGIAYRFVGTIQDITADKAKDNALRASQERLRLVIEQAPVAMLVFRGDDLTFETVNSTMLAMLGKTADIIGKPLLEGLPEMKGQAIVDTMYRVYHTGEPYYGWEVPVTLVRNGQTEDCYFNVAYTPIREKDTITGIIEVATEVTQQVTARKALEESEQRFRTLIAEAPFAIGVYVTDDIVIDNANPVLLNMWSKDSSVIGKPMEEAIPELKGQPFVQLLKDVYRTGVTYQTTEQHADLLDGDELKPFWFNFTYKPLKDANGHVYAILHMAVDVTAQVVARQQLKQAQESLATAIDVAGLGTWQLYLQTNESFFSDRIREWAGFDIDESITLADVLACVPNNERVVDAVEKATLPGGDGRLAVEYHLINRKTGQERIISSQGQTFFTETGTAQTIVGASYDITLQRGTEQELSRLVSQRTHELELANYDLQRSNANLQQFAYVASHDLQEPLRKVQSFSSLLQDQYAQEIDERGRDILGRIQQAGERMSTLIRDLLNYSRISTRQQTFEPVSLQTILNDVIDTLDLRIQQTGAAVNASKLPTVRGDESQLRQLFQNLLSNAMKFSLPDRPPVINITTTEVSAQNAPAQLGRMSQVPAFIRIDVADNGIGFDQKYADRIFQVFQRLHTHSQYAGTGVGLAICQRVAENHGGAITATSQPGQGTTFSIYLPK, encoded by the coding sequence ATGACAGGCTTGGATGATCGTTTATTAGCGAACGAGCGATTCGAATTACTGGCCAAAGCCACACGGGATGCCGTCTGGGACTGGAATCTGGAAACCGACACCGTCTGGTGGAACGAAGGGTTCTTTGACCTGTTTGGCTATGGACTGGAAGAACTGGAACCGGGGCCGGAGTCCTGGTACAATCGTATCCATCCTGATGATCAGGACGAAACCCTGCACAGCATCCACGAAACGATTGACGGCGGGGGAACCAACTGGAGTCATGAATACCGGTTTCGGCGGGCGGATGGTTCCTACGCGATGATTTTTGATCGGGGCTACATCATTCACCGGGAGGGAAAACCCGTCCGGATGGTCGGATCGATGCAGGACGTATCAACCTACCGGGAGTTGTTACGGCGGCAGCAGGAAAGCGAGGAGCGTTACCGAATGGCCATGGAGGCCACTAAACTAGGAACCTGGGACTATAATCCTGTTACCGAAGAGCTTCGCTGGGATGACCGCTGCCGGGCGCTGTTTGGGCTGTCGCCGGGAAGGCCGGTCAGTTGGAGTACGTTTGAAGAAGGGGTTCACCCCGACGACCGTTCGTTTACAACTGCCGCCGTGCAGCGAGCCGTTGATCCGGCAATCCGTAGCTACTATAATATTGAATACCGAACAATTGGTAAGGAAGACGACCTGATCCGCTGGGTACGGGCCACTGGGCAGGGGTACTTTTCGCCTGAAGGAATTGCCTATCGTTTTGTCGGTACCATTCAGGACATTACGGCCGACAAGGCAAAAGATAACGCACTGCGGGCCAGTCAGGAGCGCTTGCGGCTTGTTATCGAACAAGCACCGGTAGCTATGCTGGTGTTCCGGGGCGATGACCTGACGTTCGAAACCGTCAACTCAACCATGCTGGCGATGCTTGGGAAAACCGCCGACATCATTGGAAAGCCGCTGCTGGAAGGGCTTCCCGAAATGAAAGGCCAGGCTATTGTTGACACGATGTACCGGGTCTATCACACCGGCGAACCCTACTACGGTTGGGAAGTGCCGGTGACGCTGGTTCGGAACGGACAGACAGAAGACTGTTATTTCAACGTAGCTTACACGCCCATTCGGGAAAAGGATACCATAACCGGAATTATTGAGGTCGCCACCGAGGTAACACAGCAGGTAACGGCCCGGAAAGCTCTGGAGGAGAGCGAGCAACGCTTCCGGACACTAATCGCTGAAGCGCCTTTTGCCATTGGCGTGTACGTGACCGACGATATTGTTATTGACAATGCCAATCCGGTATTACTCAATATGTGGAGTAAAGATTCGTCGGTTATCGGTAAGCCTATGGAAGAAGCCATTCCAGAACTGAAAGGACAGCCGTTTGTGCAGCTCCTGAAAGATGTGTATCGAACTGGTGTAACGTATCAGACGACGGAACAGCACGCCGACCTGCTTGACGGCGATGAGCTGAAGCCGTTCTGGTTTAATTTTACATACAAGCCGCTGAAGGATGCCAATGGCCATGTGTATGCTATTCTGCATATGGCTGTTGATGTAACAGCGCAGGTCGTTGCCCGTCAACAGCTGAAGCAGGCGCAGGAAAGCCTGGCCACGGCTATTGACGTAGCAGGTCTGGGCACCTGGCAGCTCTATCTGCAGACGAACGAGAGTTTCTTCTCGGATCGGATCAGAGAATGGGCTGGTTTTGACATAGACGAGTCGATAACGCTGGCTGACGTACTGGCCTGCGTGCCGAATAATGAACGGGTTGTTGACGCGGTCGAGAAGGCTACACTACCGGGGGGGGATGGCCGTCTGGCTGTTGAGTATCATCTCATCAACCGGAAAACAGGGCAGGAACGGATCATCAGTTCGCAGGGGCAGACTTTCTTTACCGAAACCGGTACGGCACAGACGATTGTCGGCGCTTCGTACGACATTACGCTGCAGCGGGGGACGGAGCAGGAACTGAGCCGGCTGGTATCGCAGCGTACCCACGAACTGGAACTCGCCAATTACGATCTGCAGCGGTCCAATGCCAACCTGCAGCAGTTTGCCTATGTGGCCAGCCATGACCTGCAGGAACCCCTGCGCAAAGTTCAGTCCTTCAGCAGTTTGCTACAGGATCAGTACGCGCAGGAAATAGATGAGCGCGGACGGGATATACTCGGCCGGATTCAGCAGGCGGGCGAACGGATGTCGACGCTGATCCGTGATTTGCTCAATTACTCACGCATCTCAACCCGGCAGCAGACGTTTGAGCCCGTATCTCTCCAGACAATTCTGAACGACGTGATTGATACGCTCGACCTGCGGATTCAGCAGACGGGGGCCGCTGTCAATGCCAGTAAGCTACCAACGGTACGTGGCGACGAGTCGCAGCTGCGGCAACTGTTTCAGAATCTACTGTCGAACGCTATGAAGTTCAGTCTGCCCGACCGACCTCCGGTCATAAACATAACAACTACGGAGGTATCTGCCCAAAACGCACCCGCGCAGCTTGGACGGATGAGCCAGGTGCCGGCATTTATCCGGATCGATGTAGCCGACAACGGTATTGGTTTCGACCAGAAATATGCCGACCGGATTTTTCAGGTTTTCCAGCGGTTGCATACGCATAGCCAATACGCCGGAACCGGTGTTGGACTCGCCATCTGCCAGCGGGTAGCCGAAAACCACGGGGGCGCCATCACGGCCACCAGCCAGCCGGGGCAGGGCACTACGTTTAGTATTTATCTGCCCAAATAA
- a CDS encoding RNA polymerase sigma factor: MFLKRFRSSRVAGTRPKSAAEYIAAYRATGDLVLLGELYEQHMELVYAVCFNYLRDEEEAKDAVMQLFEQLITDLRRHDVQNFQAWLHSVARNYCLMQLRSRKTYAVASLTNTPDLEQQLHTNSGTDATDQLDLEANLTQLETCLQTLPNEQRVCLTLFYLEHKSYADVAELTGFDLKKVKSCLQNGRRNLKICLSK, translated from the coding sequence ATGTTTTTAAAACGGTTCCGTTCATCCAGAGTAGCAGGCACCCGGCCGAAGAGCGCGGCAGAATACATCGCGGCTTACCGGGCCACGGGCGATCTGGTTCTTTTGGGCGAACTGTATGAGCAGCACATGGAACTGGTCTACGCGGTTTGTTTTAATTACCTGCGCGATGAGGAAGAAGCTAAGGATGCGGTTATGCAGTTGTTTGAGCAGCTGATTACTGACCTGCGCCGACACGATGTCCAGAACTTTCAGGCGTGGCTGCACAGCGTTGCCCGAAATTATTGCCTGATGCAGCTACGCAGCAGGAAGACGTATGCCGTCGCCAGCCTGACCAATACCCCCGATCTGGAGCAGCAGCTGCATACGAACAGTGGTACAGACGCAACCGATCAGCTCGATCTGGAAGCAAACCTGACTCAGCTGGAAACTTGTCTGCAAACGCTGCCCAACGAGCAGCGCGTTTGCCTGACCCTGTTTTATCTGGAACATAAAAGTTACGCAGACGTGGCTGAGCTGACAGGCTTCGACCTGAAAAAAGTTAAAAGCTGTTTGCAGAACGGCCGCCGAAATTTAAAAATTTGTTTAAGCAAATAG
- a CDS encoding cation diffusion facilitator family transporter, which produces MAHAHSHAHAHDHAHSHNHVVTSINRALIIGAVLNTAYVVVEFGMSMYYNSLALAADAGHNLSDVASLLLSLLAFRLARVRQTPLFTYGYRKSTVLASLTNAVILLVTIGAILWESIQRFRHPEPVSGGPIAWIAGLGILVNMGSALLFFRDKDHDLNIRGAYLHLAADALVSLGVVLAGLAISYTGWTWLDPAIGLVIAAVIMSSTWRLLTDSLRLSLDGVPTNVDMPNVLADLQATAGVREVHHVHIWAMSTTENALTAHLVLDPGLSESETTRIKHTVRHQLEHQNIGHATLETEIAAGPDCSTESC; this is translated from the coding sequence ATGGCTCACGCACATTCACACGCGCATGCTCACGATCATGCCCATTCGCATAATCATGTCGTTACGTCCATCAATCGAGCGCTCATCATCGGTGCCGTTCTGAACACGGCTTATGTCGTGGTGGAGTTCGGCATGAGTATGTATTACAACTCTCTGGCGCTGGCGGCCGATGCCGGGCACAACCTGAGCGATGTGGCCAGTCTGTTGCTGTCGCTGTTGGCCTTCCGGCTGGCGCGCGTCCGTCAAACGCCCCTCTTTACGTATGGCTACCGAAAAAGTACGGTGTTGGCTTCACTCACAAACGCGGTTATTCTCCTGGTTACCATCGGGGCTATTTTGTGGGAAAGTATTCAGCGCTTTCGGCATCCCGAACCTGTTTCCGGTGGGCCTATTGCCTGGATAGCCGGGCTGGGGATTCTGGTCAATATGGGGTCGGCACTCCTTTTCTTCCGCGACAAGGACCACGATCTGAACATACGGGGAGCTTACCTGCACCTGGCAGCCGACGCGCTGGTTTCGTTGGGGGTGGTTCTGGCCGGACTGGCCATCAGCTATACCGGCTGGACCTGGCTCGACCCGGCTATTGGGCTGGTTATAGCGGCTGTTATCATGAGCTCGACCTGGCGGCTACTTACCGACAGCCTTCGGCTTTCGCTGGATGGTGTGCCTACCAACGTGGACATGCCCAATGTACTGGCTGATTTACAGGCAACGGCTGGTGTGCGCGAGGTGCATCACGTTCATATCTGGGCGATGAGTACCACCGAAAATGCGCTCACCGCCCACCTGGTGCTTGACCCTGGGTTATCAGAATCGGAGACAACCAGGATTAAACACACAGTCCGTCACCAGCTGGAGCATCAGAACATTGGTCATGCTACGTTAGAGACTGAGATTGCCGCGGGTCCCGACTGCTCCACCGAGAGCTGCTAG
- a CDS encoding type B 50S ribosomal protein L31 produces MKKGIHPDYRDVVFHDLSSDYKFLTRSTVQTKDTIEFEGQTYPLVKIEVSSQSHPFYTGKNVLLDTAGRVDKFRKRYGTK; encoded by the coding sequence ATGAAAAAGGGCATTCACCCGGATTACCGCGATGTGGTATTCCACGATCTGTCGAGCGACTACAAATTCCTGACGCGTTCGACGGTTCAAACCAAAGACACTATCGAGTTCGAAGGCCAGACCTACCCACTCGTTAAAATTGAAGTTAGCTCGCAGTCGCACCCTTTCTATACGGGTAAGAACGTACTGCTCGATACGGCTGGACGTGTGGACAAGTTCCGCAAACGGTACGGTACCAAGTAA
- a CDS encoding DinB family protein, translating into MKNHLIHLLNYELWANKRVIDALEKLENPPSRAVAVMGHILSAQQVWLGRFVGEPTFISIWEDTPVSWMGEMAERHHHKIVSYLTTLPEADLLKPIDYVSQQGSKYQNTLLDMLTHMSHHAAYHRGQVVQLIRPMVQEAPITDFIVWVRES; encoded by the coding sequence ATGAAGAACCATCTGATCCACCTGCTGAATTACGAACTCTGGGCAAACAAACGGGTTATCGACGCCCTCGAAAAACTGGAGAACCCTCCTAGTCGGGCTGTGGCCGTAATGGGGCACATCCTGTCGGCGCAGCAGGTGTGGTTGGGTCGGTTCGTTGGCGAGCCTACGTTTATTTCCATCTGGGAGGACACCCCCGTAAGCTGGATGGGCGAGATGGCCGAACGACACCATCACAAGATTGTGAGCTACCTGACCACACTGCCCGAAGCGGATCTGCTAAAGCCGATCGACTACGTCAGTCAGCAGGGGAGTAAATATCAGAATACCTTGCTGGACATGCTCACCCACATGAGCCACCACGCAGCCTACCATCGGGGGCAGGTGGTGCAGCTCATTCGCCCTATGGTTCAGGAAGCCCCCATCACCGACTTTATCGTCTGGGTGCGCGAAAGCTAG
- a CDS encoding glycoside hydrolase family 3 N-terminal domain-containing protein, whose protein sequence is MTSRRSLFFALFSFLLAATSFAQTPTSAQKPAFLQLNDRQNRWADSVFAALTPDERIGQLIMVAGYSNRTPVYEDSLVSLVRTNKLGGVVMFQGGPMRQAKLTNRLQALSSVPLLIAMDAEWGLAMRLDSTVRYPYQMTLGAMSAGSDSLIYRMGANLAKQARRLGVHVNFAPSVDINNNANNPVINFRSFGENKYAVARKALAYVRGMQDNRLLTSIKHFPGHGDTGTDSHYDLPLINKSRIDLDSLELYPFRQLINAGAAGVMVAHLSIPALDTTRNLPSTLSPNIVTKLLKDELGFQGLIFSDAMNMKGVTKFYPSGLADRLGIEAGMDVLEFTENVPLAIAQIKQAVVDGRVTQESLDARCLKVLRAKAWVGLNDYKPIMLDNLVQDLNPVQDELLNRRMTEASLTVLKNAQNILPLQRLDTLRIASIAIEADQPTLFQKMAGNYTNVTHFNLTSKSADSTIAQVRDSLKNYNLLLVDVHLNNIRPASKYGLQAKTAGLVSELVATGKAVVTVFGNVYALDKLTFPNDTVHTERNIEQARAIVMPYQLTNYTEELAAQLIFGAIGASGKLPVTVNQRFRLGDGISIQPSGRLKYTIPEEVGIDGRYLAQKVDSLVNVGLTQKAFPGCVVQMARNGKVIFRKAYGTHTYDASLGIEPVPTKLDDLFDMASVTKVSTSTPALMKLVDEGKFNLDGVMGDYLPDFKKSNKANLRWRDVLTHQAGLKAWIPFWMDTKEKDGSWKPRTFQAERSARYSIEVTDSLFEFRRYPRTIFEQIRDSPVSGKKEYVYSDLSFILYPQIVKRLTGQPFEEFLKDTFYKSLGATTLTFKPRRFYPLSRIVPTEYDSLFRKTLIWGRVHDEGAAMLDGLSGHAGLFGTANDLMKLYEMYRQKGSYAGQQYITSKTIAEFTRYQFPGQSRRGLGFDKPSTPYSGNAPRSGTESSYGHSGFTGTFVWVDPDPAYNLTYIFLSNRVYPTRNNNKISTLNTRTNVVEALYQSIRHGMP, encoded by the coding sequence ATGACCAGTCGCCGGTCCCTGTTTTTTGCGTTGTTCAGCTTTCTTCTGGCCGCAACCTCTTTTGCGCAGACACCCACTTCGGCCCAGAAACCGGCCTTTCTCCAACTCAATGATCGCCAGAATCGCTGGGCAGATTCTGTCTTTGCGGCTCTGACACCCGACGAACGTATTGGGCAGCTGATTATGGTGGCTGGCTATTCGAACCGCACTCCGGTTTACGAAGATTCGCTGGTGTCGCTCGTGCGGACCAACAAGCTAGGCGGGGTGGTGATGTTCCAGGGTGGCCCCATGCGGCAGGCTAAGCTGACCAACCGACTACAGGCGCTGTCATCGGTACCGCTGCTGATTGCTATGGATGCCGAATGGGGTTTGGCCATGCGGCTCGATAGTACGGTCCGTTATCCTTATCAGATGACGCTGGGGGCTATGTCGGCGGGGAGCGATAGTCTGATCTACCGGATGGGAGCCAATCTGGCGAAACAAGCCCGGCGACTGGGCGTTCACGTTAACTTTGCTCCATCTGTTGACATAAACAACAACGCCAACAACCCGGTCATTAACTTTCGGTCGTTTGGCGAGAACAAATATGCCGTTGCCCGGAAAGCCCTGGCTTACGTGCGCGGTATGCAGGACAACCGCCTGCTGACCAGCATCAAGCACTTTCCCGGTCATGGCGACACAGGCACCGACTCCCACTACGACCTGCCACTGATCAACAAGAGCCGGATTGATCTGGATTCGCTGGAGCTGTACCCGTTCCGGCAACTGATCAACGCAGGAGCGGCCGGGGTAATGGTAGCCCACCTAAGCATTCCCGCCCTCGACACCACCCGGAACCTGCCCTCTACCCTGTCGCCCAATATCGTAACCAAACTACTCAAGGATGAACTGGGTTTTCAGGGGCTGATCTTTTCAGACGCCATGAATATGAAAGGCGTTACGAAGTTTTATCCCTCCGGACTGGCCGATCGACTGGGAATCGAAGCAGGCATGGACGTCCTGGAATTCACGGAGAACGTACCGCTGGCCATCGCCCAGATTAAACAGGCTGTTGTGGATGGGCGGGTAACGCAGGAGTCGCTGGACGCCCGCTGCCTGAAAGTGCTACGTGCTAAAGCGTGGGTAGGGCTAAACGACTACAAGCCTATCATGCTGGATAATCTGGTACAGGATCTCAACCCCGTGCAGGATGAGCTATTAAATCGCCGGATGACCGAAGCCAGCCTGACCGTACTGAAAAATGCGCAGAACATTCTGCCCCTGCAGCGGCTGGATACGTTACGGATTGCATCCATCGCTATTGAAGCTGATCAGCCAACGCTATTCCAGAAAATGGCGGGTAACTACACCAACGTTACCCATTTCAACCTAACGTCGAAATCGGCGGATTCGACGATTGCACAGGTGCGGGACTCGTTGAAGAATTATAATCTGCTGCTGGTCGACGTTCACCTGAACAACATTCGTCCGGCATCTAAATATGGCTTACAGGCAAAAACCGCCGGGCTCGTCAGCGAGCTGGTGGCAACCGGCAAAGCCGTTGTTACGGTATTTGGCAATGTGTATGCGCTCGACAAACTAACATTCCCGAATGATACGGTCCATACGGAACGAAATATTGAACAGGCCCGGGCGATTGTAATGCCCTACCAGCTCACCAATTACACCGAAGAACTGGCGGCTCAACTTATTTTCGGAGCCATCGGTGCGTCGGGTAAACTGCCCGTAACGGTCAACCAGCGGTTCCGGCTGGGCGATGGCATCAGCATTCAGCCTAGTGGACGGCTCAAATACACCATTCCCGAAGAAGTGGGTATCGATGGTCGTTACCTGGCGCAGAAAGTCGACTCGCTCGTCAACGTTGGGCTGACGCAGAAAGCATTTCCGGGCTGCGTCGTGCAGATGGCGCGTAACGGCAAAGTCATTTTCCGGAAAGCGTACGGTACACACACCTACGATGCCTCGCTGGGCATCGAACCCGTTCCGACCAAACTGGACGATCTGTTCGACATGGCGTCGGTGACGAAGGTCAGTACGTCGACCCCGGCGCTGATGAAGCTGGTAGACGAAGGCAAATTCAACCTCGACGGCGTTATGGGCGATTACCTGCCTGACTTCAAGAAATCGAACAAAGCTAATCTGCGCTGGCGCGATGTACTGACCCACCAGGCCGGGCTTAAAGCCTGGATTCCGTTCTGGATGGATACCAAAGAAAAAGATGGCTCCTGGAAGCCCAGAACATTCCAGGCAGAACGTTCTGCCCGGTATTCGATTGAGGTTACCGACAGTCTGTTCGAATTCAGACGGTACCCAAGAACCATTTTTGAGCAAATACGCGACTCGCCGGTGAGCGGTAAAAAAGAGTACGTTTACTCCGATCTCTCGTTCATCCTGTACCCGCAGATCGTGAAACGGCTTACCGGCCAGCCGTTCGAGGAATTCCTGAAAGATACGTTCTACAAATCGCTGGGTGCGACGACGCTGACATTCAAACCCCGCCGGTTCTACCCACTCAGTCGCATCGTACCGACGGAATATGATTCGCTGTTCCGGAAAACGCTGATCTGGGGACGGGTTCACGACGAAGGGGCCGCCATGCTCGACGGTCTTTCGGGCCACGCCGGTCTGTTCGGTACGGCCAACGACCTGATGAAACTATACGAGATGTACCGGCAGAAAGGAAGCTATGCGGGTCAGCAGTACATTACGTCGAAAACGATTGCCGAATTTACCCGCTACCAGTTTCCGGGGCAGAGCCGCCGGGGCCTCGGCTTCGACAAACCCTCGACTCCATATTCCGGCAACGCGCCCCGCTCGGGAACCGAAAGCAGCTACGGACACTCCGGATTTACGGGGACGTTTGTCTGGGTTGACCCCGATCCGGCCTATAACCTGACGTACATTTTTCTGTCCAACCGGGTGTATCCAACGCGAAACAATAACAAGATTAGCACGTTGAATACGAGGACGAATGTGGTCGAAGCGCTGTATCAATCCATCCGTCATGGTATGCCATGA